From Myxocyprinus asiaticus isolate MX2 ecotype Aquarium Trade chromosome 10, UBuf_Myxa_2, whole genome shotgun sequence, the proteins below share one genomic window:
- the LOC127446911 gene encoding SH3 domain-binding protein 4-like isoform X2: protein MAAHRIRTANNNTVLPRCKSEGTLIDLSQGVSEATLTDVKVPSPSALRLDATASFATVREVIAIKDYCPSSFTTLKFSKGDCLYVLDTSGGEWWYAHNSKEMGYIPAAYVQPINYRDSSFSDSGMIDSLGDISEGAKEMDLSGEWKGSSKATESQNGKPFVNKRMSTNPFLNDALQSTADQNSNQNSASVLFFDNLSPSISNTSSTININGFGSGLLDTNIFSRSSGIGPNLRRDNPFFKSKRCYSMSELSVLQSLSDGPQASLSFFGGMKSPKPEHYQSREDFKTAWLNHRKLTRSCHDLDSIGQNPGWGQTQPIETNIVCKLDSSGGAVQLPNTSISIHVPEGHVAPCDTQQISLKALLDPPLELNNGRCTTVSPVVEVKLSNMETKTPVTLEMKVSVVVKIESRKTAEVVCVRSDCKEGPYVPIPHVYMYGDTVQVTLDNLEPCMYISVVAQAQVVAPYNTVWEHVVKKVTLGVYGPKHIHPSFKMVVAIFGHDCAPKTLIVSDGKKHSQSTLPVILQLWGKHQFVLAKPQDLQVGVYSNMSNFEVRANEQARTVRGFQIKLGKVGRLVYMIAARDPADISDFTLRIQVKDDNDCILAQFCVQTPPPPPKTNTRISVRRFLKKKEVNKIVLSPLVSTAKYPVFQDRLVKNLKFAKLLKTVIRQSKSQYLLEYLKGDVVALLSEEKIKLKGHLWTKDWYIGYYHGRIGLVHVKNILIMGKVKPPHNQGPDLTTAILLEQILKPCMCLTYIYASVRTIMMENVASWRAFADALGYVNLPLTHFCRTEPDSEPEKVASVLERLKEDCNAAEGKERKSFQKELMKERIFYDHLIDLWVKMPEDMNVLMENLSCADVSFLIVSV from the exons AGCTTTACCACTCTGAAGTTCTCTAAGGGAGACTGTCTTTATGTTCTGGATACATCTGGTGGAGAGTGGTGGTATGCACACAACAGTAAAGAGATGGGCTATATCCCAGCTGCCTACGTCCAACCAATCAATTATCGAGATTCCTCATTCagtgacagtggcatgattgacAGCCTAGGTGATATTTCTGAGGGAGCCAAAGAAATGGACCTCTCTGGGGAGTGGAAAGGGTCTTCAAAAGCCACAGAATCTCAAAATGGAAAACCATTTGttaataaacggatgtctactaACCCTTTCCTAAATGATGCACTTCAAAGCACAGCTGACCAAAACAGTAACCAGAATTCtgcaagtgttttgttttttgataatcTCTCCCCTTCTATATCAAACACTAGCAGCACTATTAATATAAATGGCTTTGGGAGCGGGCTACTTGACACAAACATTTTCAGCCGCAGCTCAGGGATTGGTCCAAATCTTCGCAGAGACAACCCATTTTTTAAGAGCAAGCGTTGCTACAGCATGTCAGAACTGTCGGTCCTGCAGTCCTTGTCCGATGGACCTCAAGCGTCCTTAAGTTTTTTTGGTGGCATGAAATCACCCAAACCTGAGCATTATCAGAGTCGAGAGGATTTCAAAACGGCATGGTTAAACCACCGTAAACTTACACGATCCTGCCATGATCTGGACTCAATAGGACAAAACCCAGGCTGGGGGCAAACCCAGCCCATAGAGACCAACATCGTGTGTAAACTGGACAGCTCTGGTGGTGCCGTACAGCTACCAAATACCAGTATCAGCATACATGTCCCTGAAGGCCATGTTGCACCATGTGACACTCAACAGATATCATTGAAGGCCCTACTAGACCCACCATTGGAGCTCAACAATGGTAGATGTACTACTGTAAGTCCAGTGGTGGAAGTCAAACTCAGTAACATGGAAACCAAGACCCCTGTCACTTTAGAGATGAAAGTGTCTGTTGTGGTGAAGATAGAGAGCCGCAAAACGGCCGAGGTGGTGTGTGTCAGAAGTGACTGCAAGGAAGGGCCTTATGTCCCAATTCCACATGTATACATGTATGGAGACACAGTCCAAGTAACTCTGGACAATTTAGAGCCATGCATGTACATTTCTGTGGTTGCCCAAGCCCAGGTGGTGGCCCCATACAACACAGTCTGGGAACATGTTGTAAAAAAGGTCACTCTTGGGGTGTATGGGCCAAAACACATTCACCCATCCTTTAAGATGGTGGTTGCCATTTTTGGGCATGACTGTGCCCCAAAGACATTGATAGTGAGTGATGGAAAAAAGCACTCACAGTCTACTCTACCTGTCATCCTGCAGCTCTGGGGGAAGCACCAGTTTGTCCTTGCAAAACCTCAAGACCTTCAGGTTGGTGTGTATTCTAACATGTCCAATTTCGAAGTGAGAGCCAATGAACAAGCCAGGACTGTGAGGGGTTTTCAGATCAAACTTGGCAAAGTGGGCCGTCTTGTCTACATGATTGCAGCCCGTGATCCTGCAGACATTTCAGACTTTACTTTGCGAATTCAGGTTAAGGATGATAATGACTGCATCCTTGCCCAGTTCTGTGTTCAGACCCCACCGCCTCCACCAAAGACAAACACAAGGATCTCTGTGAGACGTTTCCTAAAGAAAAAAGAAGTTAACAAAATTGTATTGTCTCCTCTTGTGTCAACTGCAAAGTACCCTGTGTTTCAGGACAGACTTGTCAAAAACCTGAAATTTGCTAAGTTGCTTAAAACTGTTATAAGGCAGTCCAAAAGCCAGTATTTGCTGGAGTACCTTAAAGGTGATGTAGTGGCACTTCTGagtgaggaaaaaataaaactcaAAGGACATTTATGGACCAAAGACTGGTACATTGGATACTATCATGGAAGAATTGGATTGGTCCATGTTAAAAATATTCTTATCatgggaaaagtgaaacctccacATAACCAAGGGCCTGATCTTACGACTGCAATACTTTTAGAGCAGATCCTCAAGCCCTGTATGTGCCTGACTTACATCTACGCATCAGTGCGGACAATAATGATGGAAAATGTGGCGAGTTGGAGAGCTTTTGCTGATGCCCTGGGCTATGTCAACCTACCTCTGACACACTTCTGTCGGACAGAGCCAGACAGTGAGCCTGAGAAAGTTGCTTCTGTTCTTGAGAGGCTTAAGGAAGACTGCAATGCAGCTGAGGGCAAGGAGAGGAAGTCTTTCCAGAAGGAACTCATGAAG GAAAGGATCTTTTATGACCATCTAATCGACCTGTGGGTGAAGATGCCGGAAGACATGAATGTATTGATGGAGAATCTAAGTTGtgcagatgtttcctttcttattGTTAGCGTCTAA